TGTTAGCATTTATCGTTTCCAAATCGTGATCCGGTGCCTTTCGCCAACTATTGCATGTGTGGGTTCTCAAAGACCTGCTAatcgatttttttttccttctgcattattttcatttggCGTATCTACAACTAATTAGTAATTATACATGCAATAACTATTTTTgtgttaccttttttttttggtactgGGTTGATTCCCTTCTTTGAAAAGTACGCGCTTTTTTTTGGGAGTGAAAAACGTAAACGTACGCGCGTTAATCTGGCGAAACACCTCCcgcctttttaattttttttctttttaataaataaccCTTAAACCTGATTAGACTGGGCATTAATTGGGAATTAATGTGGGTGCAATTACCAAGGGCAATAACTGAATTTCTAAAAAAGGCTATAACCACCGaatgaattcaaaatttaaattatagccTTATTCTAATCTTATCAGTCATTCCATTTGAGTGGGTCAATGAAAAATCCCTTCGTATTGTCAGCCTTGCCCTGTTGATGGATGGACGGATTGATGTAGTCGATGGAAGCAGGTAAGTTATTCATAATTACActtattattttgtatatttacggtttttaaattttttttttgtttggtcaTGCTggaaaataacattttttttatctgGTATTGGGCCAGAGAAACTGACTCGACCCAAAAACCAAAACCCGAACTCGCCTAGTAACCCAACCCCTAATACCCGACCCCACTCAAAGCTCCTCTCCTCTTCATCGAAGGCAAAACTCCTCGCTCCGCCCATGTCAATTCCACCTCCAACAGAAGTACtaggtgttcttcttctttctccagccatgtaagtttttttattttttggaccATACCAGACCAGTCAtccatttttaacaaaattattaataaccCACCACTTGAGCCCATCATTGGTctctgaaaaaaattataaggtaGAGGCCCATTTGGATTGAGCCAAGTCCAACCAACTGTGTTCCAACCTGACCGGCCCGACCCGGAAAACATTAGTCCTCTCCTTCGTCATCCTCTCGCCCACCATCTCCACGCCGCATCGATCCTTGTTCATCGTCTCCGGTAAAGCCATACATCTAGCTGAAACATCACTCATTGTTATCCGACAGTGATCGAATCCAGATCCGGCGAGGACACTATGCAGATCTTCATCCACCGAACCAACGATACGCCAATAGATACGCCATTCGGAGAGTAGGCAGCTTTGCAGTGTGATTCCGCGAGGGGGTGGTGTGGGGGGTACTTCCTGCAACTCCATTGATGGTCAGTGACGGAAACGTAAACGTCGGCGCGATTCTAGTATGCGTCAAACATTCTCAACGATGAAACTCCTTCTTTCCCAGCCCAACCCAATCGTCTCTGATTAATCGTAAAGCAGAGTCATTAACTTAAAATAATTCCATCTTAAAAATTGTTAACTAATTCTACATAAACCCAGATAGTTTTCAGATCTAACAAAACTAACCAGCAACAAGATAAGTGCAATGCGCACCGGTGTGCCAAAGATCTTTGCACACCGAATCCGCCCCCATAAAATAAATAGAGAGAGATACCTCTGGCCTCTATATGGGCAggatctttattttttttgtgggttgataagtatttaaattacaaaatgttTTTGGTCCGAGAGAACAACCCCCTGGTGCGGCCCAAAATCTAATGCGAAGATCTATTCTATCAATaacataaaaagaaagataaacaaCATCcgaaaacaataccaaaaaacACATCccaaaagaagaggaagaggaaatatTACAATCCAAGACCatcttcaaaaaaaataaaaaccccaaaaactaATAAACTTACGAGATAAATTAAAGTATTGGATTAGTTATAGGAGAATACcgtagacaaaaaaaaattacaatattacaAAAAGAACCAACTTGAATCACTTGTGtgcttaaataaatataaataattcaaatcCTACTTTGAATATACAATTACTCATGAATAatctttctaaaattaatttgactacTAAAAAAAAGAACAGTTCATAGGTTTGACGCATTATACTTTAGATATATTATTCTTGTTTAATGATATAATTAAAGTGatgattataaatttatatacgTGTGTTTAAAATGTAAAACTATATGTGAATTGCAAAGGTTTGGTTGtattgaaggtttgaactttttttttggtcaactaaaggttagaattttaaaatgcccttttctttctgtttttgttcagGATTCAAAAGGCCAACCCCCCAAAAATTGGTTCAATTTACAATCTGAAATCCTTTTAGCATGCTTGCTTGCTAGGGCAAGGCATCAATGTTCTTAGTCACGGCACCTAGAAAGGCCATCACTCATCAGGAGTGTATTATGTTTATGGCCAGTACAACATTGATGGGAGTTTACCGCCAACAATGTTTGAAGCAACACCAATATCTTAAAGATTCACCTCACAAGTAACACAAACGATAAGACAAGAACAGTAACTCCTTGTCTCTCGCAGACTGCCAAAAGAAAGCTATAATAAATCTAAAACCACCcacattttattttcatataatatatatatgggCTATGCTACGTATACACCAAAATCAATcaccaaaatcagccactactataaaatacatactaaaatacaaatacacgttgaaaataaattaaattacacatgtatttatacaaaaatatattaatggCTGATTTTAATGGCTGATTTTGGCGTACGAATAGCATTtttgtatataattatatatcgaCACCGGTTGTAGCATTATATTTTACTAAACGACGAATAAATTGGAACAGTGCCACGGAGCATCAAAACCCTTCTACACAACCTTGAGCACCTTTAAAATTGTTTCCAAATAACGCAAAACATGAATCACGAGTTGCATTTTCACTTTGGTTCCCACTATTTAGTAATTCTTTCCTAACTCTGCATAGAAGCTAAGTTAATTCACACGACAAAACTGCATGCTGAAGCAACAATACAGATATCCCTTTCCACCACACACCAATGTCTAACCTCTAGTGCTGATTATTGGATAGAGAGATTTTAGCTGTGTGTTCCATTTGTCTATGGCAGTGTACTTTTTCATTCCTTTCGACCTGAACCGTGTATATTCGATTAATACCAATAAAATAGCAAGATTATAAACAGAATAaagttgaaaaaatttgaaatatatatatatatatatatatacacagaCCTATCAGAACGTTCCAAGAGCCTGTTCACTTGATCAATGTGTCCTTGAATTCTATTATCCAGAATCAGTGACACAAGCAGCTGCTCAACATCATGTTCGGGAACGTTCAGTTCCTGTAAATTAGTGGGTTTtatcacataaaaaaaattacaattaagtTGGGCAAACCATAGCTTAACCTCTCATAATTCAAGTTAATAAATATGTATTACTTACATTAAAGGAAGCAATAAGAAAGCAACAGCACAACCCTTCACTTAGCCAGTTAACCAACTATGaggtaattaataataataataataataataataatatctataagCTATCAATGTAAATTTCGGTATTTACTTTCCTTCTTTAGTTCCACTAATTTGTTTCATGGACTTGGGTAAGAGGTAGTCCAAAAATGAAGCTGACACAAGAATTCTAGGAGTAAAATTACCTTAGATATAAATGGTATCCTTATCCTTGTATATGGTTTGATGAGCTTAAGCAAGACTTGTGTTCTGATATTCTTTAGCAGATCCTCAATGTAATTTCTGATAAATGGATCATCCATGATGGTTCTTCTGTTACTCTGGAAATCAAATACCCAGAATCCATTTAGAACCAATAATAGGTGAAGAGAAATGAGACTAACTAAAAGTACCTTCAGTATTTTCTCAAATTCCAATATTTCATTCCGTTGATAGGCTGCTATCAAATTTGTCATTGCCAAAATTTCCGGGTCATTCTTGTATCTGCAATACATAATTTATgagatttaaaaaaagaatGGGAAAACACCCTGGACTTGATCAAAGAACGATAGGAATGAAAAATGGGTGGAGCAGACAGGAATAAAATACGCATCACTTACGGCTTAGCCTCCTGTCCATCAAAAGGATTCACTTCAGACTCCATCAACATGTTGGCAAGAACAAGGTACCTGATgcatataataacaataacaatacatattaaaaacaaaGCTAAAATTCTTTACTCAGCAGTCAAGATGAAATGTATCTGAGGGAAAGATTATGAATTTTAAAAGTATCAAATCTTATCCTAAAATTGATGACTCGTGATGAATTTCATTTCATGAATACCGCAATCTATCATTAATCAAATGTTTCAAACTAATAACTAAAAGTAAAATGAATTCCATGCTGCATACTTCAAGCATTGGATCCGCCTATGATTCCCAGCTTCATCATAATTCTTAAAAGCTTCAAAGAAGTCAGTAGCTGCTTCTGCCCACTGGCGCTCTGCCATATGCATTTTACCCCCACATTCATGGATTATCCCCATTATTCTTGGATGGGGAATAGCTGACTTAATAGTAAGTGCTTTCTGGTAAAGTTGCTGCATTTAAGACCAGGAGACACTGTTAAACAAACTTCCCTAAAAACTAATGACTAAtcaatgaatataaaataattctGAGGCTGCTCCCAGATTCAAGAGATTCTCTACAGCATTAGGTTAACTACAAGCCAGGTATTGAGATGGTGTATGAAATTGAACAAACTTTTTTTATACAGGTACCAAAACCACAGTTCACAACATTCACAACAATTGAAAGATATTTAAgcctatcaaaatttattactaGAAATAGTCCATTAGGTTATGATAGCTCAGTTATCCATGTTCAACCATGATGACACCCCCACTTTGCTTACACATCAATATTCAGCCACGGGTCACTGcccatacatcaaatatttttttttccccACATATTACAAGAtctaaactactaaaaacaGTTGATTAAAAGAAAACAGGAAATTGTGAAGAATAacgaaaaataactataaaaattcaaaaacaagcAAGATACTGAGATGCCAAATTGCCAATGTGTTTAAGCAACTCCATCTTTCATCCAGAGAGATACAGTTAGTTCCCATTGAATAAAACgtacataaatattaattatttgagaaTTCATTCTAAACTAATAAACAGTAAGTGAAGTCTGATGGATAATTGAAAGCAAATTCCAGAATAAGCAATAATAAATTGGTGAGGTAGATACTTAGATGTTAGGTACacaagtaattttttaaaacaaatgcTGACCTTGAGTTTTTTGTTGTTCTTGGTCTCTGTGTACATCTGGATTTCTATTGCATAAACCTCCAACAGTTGGGTTCCTTTCTTATGGTCATCTGTGCCATCTTCTCTTTGGCAAGATTTGTGAAGTTCCTTCAAGATCTGAAAGGATTCAACAAATCCTTAAACTTTTACTATGAAAAACACTAGATACCAATAGAATCATACAATACATTTAAATTATGTTGGACAGCAAATTAAACCTTTACCTTGCTCATTCGTCCATATTCACCAATATCAAAGAAAATCTTACAAAGCTTCAGATTTGTTTTAAACCACAATCTCTGCCAattgaataatacaaaattaaacaTAAGATTGCATTAATGGGAAATGCAATGACATGAGTCGCAACCAAGATAAGGTCTAAGGGATTAACCTCAttctttgcttcttcaaggGCTTTCAGAGTTGTCTGGTAGAATTTTTGCAGAAGACCAAAGTTCTGGCTAGCTGAACCTGAGACATAGTCCATAATGCTGTTTATGCATTTTTCACTGTAGTTCCGAGTCACTGCAGACTTAATATAAGTCAACATCTCCCTGTAGGCTTCCATCATCTCTTTATATCTCCCAAGTCGATAGTAGAGCTTGACGGTTTGTTTTAGAGCTTTAAATCCCCTggtaaaatgtaaaataaatctCACATGAAATACATAATAGTTTCTTAGTACCATTAGAAGATAAACACAAATATCACGATGCATGATCCAATTCATCAAAGAATAcaaaaaagaagggaaaaatCGGCCAACAAATATATTAGCTGTATTTACTAAATGGCCAACTAGAAACAAAAcattaaagaaaagaaagaaaataaaaaccacAAGCAGGATCAGATCACTGAATTATTAATGATACAAAATTGCAACAGAGGATACAAATGTATACTGTCATTTAAGTCCAGTGTCtatatgtttattattattatgcagCACTCAGATAATAGGGTTCTTACCATTCAGCCTTTTCTTGTTCCATGCGCACTACCTCAGCAAAACCAGAAAGTGCACCTTCTGGATCAGTTTCAACCAAACCTACACACAAACAGCAGCATCTTAGGAAATTAGTGTGGAGGATGGAAATGGAATCATCAATTTAGAACCACAAATTATGAGAACCTAGATCATGATGTTGTAAATGAAGATTCCTCCCTTTCAAAATATCTGTCCTTAAAGGCATTTGCACAATGACTAAGAACTCAACAGCAAAGCTTTTCTCCTACTAGTTAAGGTTGATTACACGAATCACACTATTATTACATTGTATCATAAACCATATCTACAGGGAAGCCAATTAAATATAAGCCTTTCTTAATGACTT
This sequence is a window from Arachis duranensis cultivar V14167 chromosome 2, aradu.V14167.gnm2.J7QH, whole genome shotgun sequence. Protein-coding genes within it:
- the LOC107475196 gene encoding COP9 signalosome complex subunit 2 isoform X2; this translates as MASDADMEDYGFEYSDEEQEEQDVDIENQYYNSKGLVETDPEGALSGFAEVVRMEQEKAEWGFKALKQTVKLYYRLGRYKEMMEAYREMLTYIKSAVTRNYSEKCINSIMDYVSGSASQNFGLLQKFYQTTLKALEEAKNERLWFKTNLKLCKIFFDIGEYGRMSKILKELHKSCQREDGTDDHKKGTQLLEVYAIEIQMYTETKNNKKLKQLYQKALTIKSAIPHPRIMGIIHECGGKMHMAERQWAEAATDFFEAFKNYDEAGNHRRIQCLKYLVLANMLMESEVNPFDGQEAKPYKNDPEILAMTNLIAAYQRNEILEFEKILKSNRRTIMDDPFIRNYIEDLLKNIRTQVLLKLIKPYTRIRIPFISKELNVPEHDVEQLLVSLILDNRIQGHIDQVNRLLERSDRSKGMKKYTAIDKWNTQLKSLYPIISTRG
- the LOC107475196 gene encoding COP9 signalosome complex subunit 2 isoform X1, with protein sequence MASDADMEDYGFEYSDEEQEEQDVDIENQYYNSKGLVETDPEGALSGFAEVVRMEQEKAEWGFKALKQTVKLYYRLGRYKEMMEAYREMLTYIKSAVTRNYSEKCINSIMDYVSGSASQNFGLLQKFYQTTLKALEEAKNERLWFKTNLKLCKIFFDIGEYGRMSKILKELHKSCQREDGTDDHKKGTQLLEVYAIEIQMYTETKNNKKLKQLYQKALTIKSAIPHPRIMGIIHECGGKMHMAERQWAEAATDFFEAFKNYDEAGNHRRIQCLKYLVLANMLMESEVNPFDGQEAKPYKNDPEILAMTNLIAAYQRNEILEFEKILKSNRRTIMDDPFIRNYIEDLLKNIRTQVLLKLIKPYTRIRIPFISKLVNWLSEGLCCCFLIASFNELNVPEHDVEQLLVSLILDNRIQGHIDQVNRLLERSDRSKGMKKYTAIDKWNTQLKSLYPIISTRG